GCTGGGCGACGGCACGACGGTGAGCCGGTCGGTTCGGCTGCCGGGCGAACGCGCCGACATCCGGGAGCGGTCCACCACCGTGGCAATGCACATGCTGCGGCGGGCGTTGCTCGGATTGGCTTAAGCCAGAACATCTTCCGCGTCGGCGACGACGAGCTCGTCGGGATCGCACGCCGCGTACAGGCGTGCCGCGAGGTCGGACAGCTCGACGATGATCTCGGCGCGGCCCAAGCCGGCGTCGAGCGCTTCGCTGAGCAGTAGTTCGATGTCGATGCGGCGGTTCTCAACGGCCATTGCGTCCGCCCCGTCGGCGTGCGAGATCCGCGCGGCGCGAATCATCCGCCAGGCGTAATTGCGTTCGGTGAGGACGTCATTCATTACTTCACCTTTCGACGGCGGCGCGCTGACTTATCCGTCAATACACCGGCGAGGCCCCATTCCTTATGTCAGTTTGGCCGGCCGTTGTGTTTACCGACAGGGACTTCTGGCCCATGCCGACAGGGGCATTGGGCATAACTACGGATCGGCCCGCCCACAAACACCTATTGACGGACCCGCCGAAATTGCCGCGATTGACGTAATTGCTCACGTACCGTGAGACGGTCCAATTCAATCGCGACCCTAATGGGGAGGGACTTCATGCGAAAATTCATCTTGGGTGTTGCGACGGCAGGAATGATCGCCGGTTCTCTGGCCGGTGCGGTCACCGCCAATGCGGCATCGACGAACAATGCCACGCCGTCCGGTCCGGGGCATTCACCGATCATCACGGCCCTGGATTGTCAGGGCGGTACCGGGAATATGGGTTGTGGCGCAGGCTTTTTCTGGCGTGACGGCTGGCGCGGCTGGGGCTGCTACCCCTGCTGATCGACTGTTCGTGATAACCCGGTATTCATTCCTTCTGAACGGAAGTCTTCGAATATGAACTCTCGTTGTATTGGCGGTCTGACCGCCGCCGTGTTATCGGCGGGTATGACGCTCGGCGCCGGCCTGGCATCGGCCGACCCCGGTGATTACACCGTCCTGCTGATCGACCCCAATGTGGTCACCGACTCGCTGGCCTACACGTCGGCCCCGCCGACGCTGAATCCCGGCGGCCAGCCCGGTGCCATGACGGTGTACACCCACCGCGACGGACGCACGATCACCGACACCGTGTGGGTGCTGGCTGATCCGGCCGCGGCAGCCGGTGCGATCAGTTCCGCGCAGGCGGCCACCCCCATCGCCAACCAGAAGTCGGTGGCCGCACCGGTCGGGCAGGGCGGACAGCTGATCACCGGGACCTCACCGGACGGCACGCGATCGCTGAGTGTCCTGTACTTCACCGAGGGCAATGCCGCGTCGTCGCTGGAATTCTCCGGCCCCGCCGCCGACCCGGCGCCCAACGATCTGGTGATCGACTTCGGTCAGAAGCAGGACGCGTTGATCAAGAGCCAACTCGGCGCGTAACACGGCAGCCCGCGTCGCGCCGGATCATCAGCGCGGCGCGGGCTTTCGCCACCGGGCGGGAATGATCACGCCTTGTCGTCGCGGTCCCACAAGTCGAGCATGGTGCGCAGGATGTCTTCGGCGCGTCCGAGGCCGGCCAGGTGGCTTTCACCGGAGAGCGTGTAGAGCTCGGCGTCGGGCAGCTTGGAGACCACGTGCTGGCCGTGGGCGAACGGCACGATGTGATCGCGGTCGCCGTGCCACCACCGGACCGGAACCTTGACCTCGTCGAGCCGGAAACCCCAGTCCCGGGCGAACACCACGATGTCGGCGAGCGGCGCCGCCAGCTGTTTGCGGCTGCCGTTGAGCAGGTCGTCGAGGAACATCGCCTTGAATTCCGGGCGGACGAGCATCTTGCGGTCGCCTTCGGGGGAGATACCGGCATAGATGTACAGAGCCGGCTCGGCGACCGGGCGGATCAACCGAATCAAGCTGACGGCGGCCAGCCGCAGCGGAGCCCCCGCGACCTCGATGATCGGGGCCGCGAACGTGCCGACTTTCATCAATCCGCCGGCGATCGCCTCCGGTCCGACGGTCGGGGCCACCCCGCCGAGCACACCGGCGGCCACGATGCGGTCCGGCATCGCCGTCGCGCAGCCCAGCGTGTACGGGCCGCCGCCGGACAGGCCGACGACGGCCATCTTGTCGACACCGAGGGTGTCGGCGATGATCGCCAGATCTTTCGAGAAGGCCAGCACGTTCTCGTACTGGTACGGCGTGGAGGAGCCGATCCCCGGCCGGTCGACACCGATCAGTCGAATGTCGTTCTGTTCAGCGAACACTCGCGCTTCCACCGGGATCTGACGTCGAGCCCCCGGTGTGCCGTGCAGCCAGAACACGGCGCGGCCCTGAGCGCAGCCGAATTCAGCGAAACCGATCTGGCGGTCCTCGGAGACGGCGACGTTGCCTTCCAACTTGGGACGCGCGATAGCGACAACCATGGGCACAGTGTCTCACGCGGGACAGCGGCCACTGCACGGATCGAAGCAATGGTGAGCGGCCGCAGCAAAGCCGCTCAGACCGCGGGCGCGTCCAGCCATCCCGCCGGGCGCCGCTGCGCCCACGGGATCGCCTGCTCGAGCTGAGCCGCCAGCTGCAGGAGCACGGTCTCCTCGGGAGCCATCAGCTGAACACCCACGGGTAGTCCGTCCTCGGTGGTCGCCAGCGGTAGCGAGACCGCGGCCCAGCCGGTGACGTTGGCCATGGTGGTCCACCCGGTGTGTGCGAACTCGACATCGAAGAATGCCCGGGTGGTGCCGCGCGGCTGATCCAGGATGCCGTAGTGCGGCGGTGGCGCCAGCAACGTCGGCACCAGCAGCACGTCATGGGCGGCCATTCCGGCGACGAATTGGCGGGTCTGGGCGTGGATGGCCTCGATGGCGTCGGCATAGTCGACGCCGGCGGTGGTGAATCCCTCGCGCATCATCACCCAGCTGCTGGGCTCGAACTCGTCCTCGCGGGGATCGCGGCCCAGATGGGACTTCGCGAAGTTGTACAGCTGCACATTGCTGACGTTGTGCAGCACGGCGATCGCGTCGGCGACGACGTCGGGGTCGAACGACGGTGCGCCCGGTTCGATGTGATGGCCGGCCGATTCCAGTGCGCGCCCGGCAGATTCGACGGCGGCCGCGACGCGCGGGTCGGTCGGCGGGGCCGGGAACGGGGAGTGCGTGGCGATCAGGATCCGCCGGCGCGACGGCGGCGCACCGATGGCGCCCAGAAAGGGCTGGGCGGGCGGCGCCGCGTTGTACGGATCGCCGGGGGCGCCACCGGTGACCGCGTCAAGGAGAGCGGCGCTGTCGCGAACCGTGCGCGTCAGCGCGTGCTCGACGGCCAGTCCCTCGAGCAGCTGCCCCGACGGTGCGAACGAGGTGCGGGCACGCCGGGGCTTCAGCCCGACCAGGCCACAGCACGACGCGGGCACCCGGATCGAGCCGGTGCCGTCACCACCCGAGGCGGCCGGCACGACGCCGGCGGCCACCGCCGAGGCCGACCCTCCACTGGAACCACCGGGGGTGATGTCCGGTGACCACGGATTGGCCGTGCGGCCGAACAACGACGGCTCGGTGGTGCAGTGATTGCCCCATTCCGGGGTGTTGGTCTTGCCGAACACCACCAGGCCGGCGTCCAGGTAGCGCTGCACGATCCACGCGGTGTCCGGCGCGATGTGATCGCGCAACGCCCGCGAACCCATCGCCTCGCGGGCACCGGCCAGCGAGGCGCCAAGATCCTTGAGCAGGAAGGGAACTCCGGCCACCGGCCCGGCGGTCCCGCTGCGCAGCGTGCCGCTCTCGTCGAGGGCGACGGCCTGGTCGCGTCCGCGCTCGAACAGGTCGGTGATGACGGCGTTGAGCCCGCGGGTGGCGTCGAGCCGCAGGATGGCCGCGTCGAGCAGCTCGGCGGCGGACACGTCTCCGGAAGCGGCTAGTGCGGCCTGCCCGATGGCATCGAGGTCGGCGAGCTCAGCGGCGAATGTGGGATCCATTGTCACGGATCCTCGCCGCCCGGCCCGGCCCCGGCAAGTTGGCGCGCGGAACTATCCGTTGCCGCCGGGGGTGGCCAGTTCGCTCGACTGGTTCTGCTGGGCGGCGGCATCCTTGGCGGCCTGCTCCTCTTCGGCCGCCTTCTCCGCCTGGCCCTCCGGGCTCGCCAGCGAGTTACCGGCCTTGCCCGCGGTGGCAAGCTTGGCGTTGCAGTTCAGGTACAGCAGCACGGTGTCGGTGACGGGGGAGAAGTTGTCGCCCTTGAGCCAGTCGGCCTTCTGGGACCGCGTCACCACACAGTCGCCCTGGTTGGTGGTGTCGCCGACGGATGTCGCGATGACGGCCTTCTGCCCGGCATCGCCGATCGCCTTGGAGGCGTCTGAGTACGACTTGCCGGCGTAGTCGTCGGCCAGCGCGGCACCGGATCCGAGCGTGAGTGACATCGCACCGAGAGTGATTGCTCCCAGTCCGAGCCGAACGAGCTTGGTCATCTGTGTTCCTCCACGGCAGATCCCCGACAAGGCAGCGTCACAGGCGCCGGGACGCGAAAAATGAGAATAAGACGACTCACTGGCAACCAACTGGGTGACAGCTGGTGGCATGCTGGCAGCCGGCAGGGGGCGCGCGGCCCCGTCTCTTTGCCTACCGGAGCCCGGTCTGTCACTTCGCCGATATCGTCCGGTCGGCCCGGACTAGTTGACTGGCCGCATGTCTGAGACCACGATCGAGCCCGACACCGCCGCCGTCCCGGCCGCCGACGAGCAGCCGCACGAGCAAACCACCATCGTCATCCGCCACGTCCTCGAGCGTCAGATCGCCGTGGGCCAGGCGCTGAGCAGCCAATTACTCGACGCTGCAACAGATGTCACCACCGCGATCGCACACGCACCCGCTGCATTCGCGGGCGCTATTCAGGATGGCGAGACCATCGCCACGGCCTGGGAGCGCACCGGCACCGGCGTACAGGACGTCGTCGACGACGCTCGCGGACGGCTGCGTGCCGCGGTCGTCAGTTACGTCGGTCACCAGGCCACGTTGCCGGTGGCCGTCCTGGGCTACGCCGGTGAGGTCGCCGGTTCGGTGGCCTCCGCGCAGGGCACGCTCGTAGGTTCGGCCCTCGACGGCGCGTTCGCCGTCGCGGCCGCCGCTACCCAGGGTGACGACGTGCGGGCGGCACTGGGCCGCAACATCGACGAATTGCGGGCCACCGCGACCGCCGCCCGGGGCGACGTCAACGAGTCGGTCAGGCGGGCCGGTCGCGAGGTTCGCGAGGCCGTCGGCGGGGAGCTCGAACCGCTGGTTGCCGCGATCACCGGTGCCGGCGAGGATTCTTGACGGACAACGAACTTCAGGTGACAAGCGGCACACTCAGGCGTGTGGCGCGGCGGCCGGTGTCGGTCGGCTGGCACAGTGGTGATGTGGCACAAACACGGCGGACACGATCGGGCTCCTGGCGGCATCCATTGTCGCTGGGGTTCGAAGCGCACCGCGGCATGCTGTTGCTGCGCCTGCGCTGGCACGAGCGGCGCGCGCCCACCTCACATACCGGTGCTGGTGACGCGTCGTCGGTATGACGACGGGGTCTCCCCGCAGAACTGACTGAAGGCTCGGGTGAACGACCCGACGCTGTCGAAGCCCACCGCGGTGGCGGTCTGCTGCACGCTCTGGGCCGGGGCGGCCAGCAGGGCCATCGCCCGCAGCATTCTGGCGTGTAAAAGGTAAGTGCGCCAGGATATCTCGGCCTCGCTCTGAAACTGCCTGCGCAGGGTCCGCTCCGACACCGCAACGGCCCGGCATACCTCGGCGAGCGTCACCGATTGCAGGTGCTCCTTGGTGTAGGCCATCGCCGCGGCCACCACCGGATCCTCGGAGCTCGGAAGGCTCAGGGGCGCTTCGTGATCCAGTGCCTCGGCGACCAGATTGGCGAGCGTGCGAAAGAATCCGTCGGACGTGTCGTCGCCGGCGTCGCGGTAAATCGGCCAGCGCAGGGCGTAGAGCATCATCTCCCGGATCAGCGGGGAGACCGCGAGGATCCGGGCGCGGTCACCGGCGGTCGGGATGAGGTCCGGGTCGAACATCACCGCCAGGGTCTTGACGGCGGGGTTCATGGTCGCCTGGTGTTCCAGTCCGGCCGGAATCCAGGCGGCTTGCTGGGGCGGCAGCAGGTAGTGCGCCGATGCGGTCTCGACCTCGACCACACCGCCGATCGCGTATTCGATCTGATGCACGTCGTGGAAATGCCAGCCGGTGACCAGCAGCTCGCCCTCGTACAGATAGCTGCCGGCCAGGACCCGTCCACCCCGGCGCAGCTCGACCTGCCCGATATTGGCCGGTTGAGGCTCCGGTCGATTTTTGGCCGTTCCGGCCAAGTCTCTGGCCGAATGTGCGGAGACGGTCATGATTATCGAGGGTACAACTGAGGCCATGAATGTCGACGACCTGATCCTGGTGAGCATTGACGACCACGTCGTGGAGCCCCCCGACATGTTCCTCAACCACGTTCCGGACAAGTACAAGCCCGAGGCCCCCATCGTCGTCACCGACGACAAAGGGGTGGATCAGTGGATGTATCAGGGCCGCCCCCAGGGGGTGAGCGGGTTGAACGCCGTCGTGTCGTGGCCTGCCGAGGAGTGGGGCCGCGACCCCGCCGGCTTCGCCGAGATGCGCCCCGGCGTCTACGACGTCCACGAGCGGGTCCGCGACATGAACCGCAACGGCATCCTCGCCTCGATGTGCTTCCCGACCTTCACCGGCTTCTCCGCGCGGCACCTCAACATGACCCGCGAAGACGTCACGCTGGTGATGGTGTCGGCCTACAACGACTGGCACATCGACGAGTGGGCCGGCTCCTATCCGGACCGCTTCATCCCGATCGCGATCCTGCCGACGTGGACACCCGAGGGGATGTGCAACGAGATCCGCCGCGTCGCGGCCAAGGGCTGCCGCGCCGTCACCATGCCCGAGCTGCCGCACCTGGAAGGCCTGCCCAGCTACCACGACGAGGACTACTGGGGCCCGGTCTTCCGGACGCTGTCCGAAGAGAACGTGGTGATGTGCCTGCACATCGGCACCGGATTCGGGGCGATCAGCATGGCGCCCAACGCGCCGATCGACAACATGATCATCCTGGCCACCCAGGTGTCGGCGATGTGTGCCCAGGATCTGTTGTGGGGACCGGCGATGCGCAACTACCCGGATCTGAAGTTCGCGTTCTCCGAGGGTGGTATCGGCTGGATTCCGTTCTATCTGGATCGCAGTGACCGGCACTACACCAACCAGAAGTGGCTTCGCCGCGACTTCGGCTCTCAGCTGCCCAGTGAGGTGTTCCGGGAACACTCGCTGGCCTGCTACGTCACCGACAAGACATCGCTGAAGCTGCGGCACGAGATCGGCATCGACATCATCGCCTGGGAGTGCGATTACCCGCACTCGGACTGCTTCTGGCCCGATGCTCCGGAGAAGGTGCTGGCCGAGCTGGACGCCGCGGGCGCGTCGGATTCCGATATCAACAAGATCACCTGGGAGAACTCCTCCCGGTTCTTCAGCTGGGATCCGTTCGCCCGCACCGCCCGGGACGAGGCGACGGTGAAGAGCCTGCGCGCCAAGGGCGCTGACGTCGACGTGTCCATTCGCCCGCGGGCGGAGTGGGCGCGGCTCTACGACGCCAAGCAGTTCGCGCAGACCTGAGCCACATCACCGAGATCGACGCTGGCGTGTGAAAGTACGAGTTGACCTCACGCCACCGTCGATCTCGGTGACGTTCGGCGGTGGATTGCCTCGCGCACCTGCCGGACGATGCCGTCCGGGCGGTCCTCTGCGATCACCCGGATGACGATCCACCCCAGCTGTTCGAGTCTGCGTAGCCGGCGTTGGTCCTTGACGTATTGAGCTCGGTTCGTTCGGTGATGATCCCCGTCGTACTCGACGGCGACTTTGATGTCGTCCCAACCCATATCGAGGACCGCCAGTATCCGCCAGCCGTCCATGACGGGTATCTGTGTGGTGGGCGGTGGAAAACCCGCATCGATCAACAGCATTCGTAGCCAGGTCTCCTTCGGGGACGCCGCTCCGCCATCGACGAGCGGAAGAATCGCCGTGAGTTGCCGCAGGCCGCGTGCGCCCGGGTGCGCGCGTGCCAGCTGCATGACGTCGTCGATCGAGAAGAAGGTGGCCCATTTGAGCGCGTCAAGACGCGCAACCGCCGTCTCGGCGGGCAGGTGACGACCAAGATCGAATGCGGTTCGCACCGGGGTGGTCACCGGCAGACCTGAGACCTTGGTGACCTCGCCGGTTGTGAGTGTTTCGT
This is a stretch of genomic DNA from Mycobacterium sp. ELW1. It encodes these proteins:
- a CDS encoding DUF559 domain-containing protein produces the protein MNRVFIGSEAIAAGQLTEHELRRWYRPIYRDVYVAASLDPSLGDRTWAAWLWSRRRGVIAGVAAAALHGSRWVDVDEPIELIGRNSRPHDGLIVRNETLTTGEVTKVSGLPVTTPVRTAFDLGRHLPAETAVARLDALKWATFFSIDDVMQLARAHPGARGLRQLTAILPLVDGGAASPKETWLRMLLIDAGFPPPTTQIPVMDGWRILAVLDMGWDDIKVAVEYDGDHHRTNRAQYVKDQRRLRRLEQLGWIVIRVIAEDRPDGIVRQVREAIHRRTSPRSTVA
- a CDS encoding alpha/beta hydrolase — encoded protein: MVVAIARPKLEGNVAVSEDRQIGFAEFGCAQGRAVFWLHGTPGARRQIPVEARVFAEQNDIRLIGVDRPGIGSSTPYQYENVLAFSKDLAIIADTLGVDKMAVVGLSGGGPYTLGCATAMPDRIVAAGVLGGVAPTVGPEAIAGGLMKVGTFAAPIIEVAGAPLRLAAVSLIRLIRPVAEPALYIYAGISPEGDRKMLVRPEFKAMFLDDLLNGSRKQLAAPLADIVVFARDWGFRLDEVKVPVRWWHGDRDHIVPFAHGQHVVSKLPDAELYTLSGESHLAGLGRAEDILRTMLDLWDRDDKA
- a CDS encoding amidase, coding for MDPTFAAELADLDAIGQAALAASGDVSAAELLDAAILRLDATRGLNAVITDLFERGRDQAVALDESGTLRSGTAGPVAGVPFLLKDLGASLAGAREAMGSRALRDHIAPDTAWIVQRYLDAGLVVFGKTNTPEWGNHCTTEPSLFGRTANPWSPDITPGGSSGGSASAVAAGVVPAASGGDGTGSIRVPASCCGLVGLKPRRARTSFAPSGQLLEGLAVEHALTRTVRDSAALLDAVTGGAPGDPYNAAPPAQPFLGAIGAPPSRRRILIATHSPFPAPPTDPRVAAAVESAGRALESAGHHIEPGAPSFDPDVVADAIAVLHNVSNVQLYNFAKSHLGRDPREDEFEPSSWVMMREGFTTAGVDYADAIEAIHAQTRQFVAGMAAHDVLLVPTLLAPPPHYGILDQPRGTTRAFFDVEFAHTGWTTMANVTGWAAVSLPLATTEDGLPVGVQLMAPEETVLLQLAAQLEQAIPWAQRRPAGWLDAPAV
- a CDS encoding helix-turn-helix transcriptional regulator, whose translation is MTVSAHSARDLAGTAKNRPEPQPANIGQVELRRGGRVLAGSYLYEGELLVTGWHFHDVHQIEYAIGGVVEVETASAHYLLPPQQAAWIPAGLEHQATMNPAVKTLAVMFDPDLIPTAGDRARILAVSPLIREMMLYALRWPIYRDAGDDTSDGFFRTLANLVAEALDHEAPLSLPSSEDPVVAAAMAYTKEHLQSVTLAEVCRAVAVSERTLRRQFQSEAEISWRTYLLHARMLRAMALLAAPAQSVQQTATAVGFDSVGSFTRAFSQFCGETPSSYRRRVTSTGM
- a CDS encoding amidohydrolase family protein, producing MNVDDLILVSIDDHVVEPPDMFLNHVPDKYKPEAPIVVTDDKGVDQWMYQGRPQGVSGLNAVVSWPAEEWGRDPAGFAEMRPGVYDVHERVRDMNRNGILASMCFPTFTGFSARHLNMTREDVTLVMVSAYNDWHIDEWAGSYPDRFIPIAILPTWTPEGMCNEIRRVAAKGCRAVTMPELPHLEGLPSYHDEDYWGPVFRTLSEENVVMCLHIGTGFGAISMAPNAPIDNMIILATQVSAMCAQDLLWGPAMRNYPDLKFAFSEGGIGWIPFYLDRSDRHYTNQKWLRRDFGSQLPSEVFREHSLACYVTDKTSLKLRHEIGIDIIAWECDYPHSDCFWPDAPEKVLAELDAAGASDSDINKITWENSSRFFSWDPFARTARDEATVKSLRAKGADVDVSIRPRAEWARLYDAKQFAQT